Proteins from a genomic interval of Channa argus isolate prfri chromosome 11, Channa argus male v1.0, whole genome shotgun sequence:
- the LOC137135745 gene encoding acyl-CoA dehydrogenase family member 11-like isoform X1 — MLLLTSEWMLQAMSMYRAVLHCRVSGGCCGVWRAVPQALVHIRSANVAKVGTRKSYEEQLYPTFSRARIGSSFQESPVLKNPFLEDALLGGYLRRHLPQEAVLSDLCEFGERVAKEVDGWGRECEVNPPQLVHFDPWGCRVDHIVTSPAWKRMKSLSAQEGLVAIGYERSFGEWSRVYQMSKLYIFSPSAGLYTCPLAMTDGAAKVIQSIGVSRPVQKAYSHLTTRQPDQFWTSGQWMTERQGGSDVATGTETVAAPQTDGSYTLHGFKWFTSATDADMTLTLARVQDRTGATTPGSRGLSLFYAEVSRDEDGRLRGIEVQRLKDKLGTRQVPTAELLLDGLPAHMLSEEGRGVASIANMLTITRIHNGISAAATMRRVVQLARDYATRRTAFGKLLKDHPLHMQTLARMEVEARGAFLLVMDVCRLLGREEIGVASQLDTHLLRLLTPVVKLYTGKQAVAVVSEGLESFGGQGYIEDTGLPIMLRDAQVLSIWEGTTNVLSLDVLRCVARSSGMVLHAYFSHAKSLLAGASSVSSLAPAVKAVHGALSELQNFIQVAATRPPSYLELAARDLAYSLARTYTGALLIDHASWEGASPSDTYAALRWCEQQLCPVVTKQARGCYDPRTPPLDTALVYDQLTQG; from the exons ATGCTCCTTCTTACCTCAGAGTGGATGTTGCAAGCCATGTCAATGTACAGAGCCGTGCTACACTGCCGTGTATCTGGAGGCTGCTGCGGGGTTTGGCGTGCTGTTCCTCAAGCACTCGTACACATCAGATCAGCCAATGTAGCTAAGGTGGGCACAAGAAAATCTTATGAAGAACAGCTCTACCCAACATTCTCGAGAGCAAGGATAGGATCTTCCTTTCAGGAAAGTCCTGTGCTGAAGAACCCGTTTTTAGAGGATGCATTGCTCGGAGGATATTTAAGGAGACACTTGCCCCAGGAG GCAGTACTTTCAGACCTGTGTGAATTTGGGGAGCGTGTGGCAAAAGAGGTGGATGGATGGGGCAGGGAGTGTGAGGTTAACCCCCCCCAACTGGTGCATTTTGACCCCTGGGGATGCAGAGTGGACCACATTGTGACCTCCCCTGCCTGGAAACGCATGAAAAGCCTCTCAGCACAGGAAGGTCTGGTTGCCATTGGTTATGAGAGGTCATTTGGAGAGTGGAG TCGTGTGTACCAAATGAGCAAGCTGTAcatcttctctccctctgctggTCTCTACACATGTCCCTTAGCCATGACTGATGGAGCTGCTAAAGTTATCCAg tccATAGGTGTTTCACGGCCTGTACAGAAAGCCTACAGTCATTTGACCACTCGCCAGCCTGATCAGTTCTGGACCTCTGGACAGTGGatgacagaaagacagggagGATCTGATGTTG CCACTGGTACAGAAACAGTGGCTGCTCCACAAACCGATGGTTCGTACACACTACATGGCTTTAAGTGGTTCACCTCTGCTACAGATGCAGACATGACTCTCACACTCGCTAGAGTGCAGGACCGAACAGGTGCAACCACACCG GGCAGCAGGGGTTTGTCTCTGTTCTATGCAGAGGTAAGTCGAGATGAGGATGGCCGACTGAGAGGTATAGAGGTTCAGAGACTAAAGGACAAGCTGGGCACCAGACAGGTGCCAACCGCTGAATTGCTGCTGGATGGTCTGCCAGCACACATG cTCTCAGAGGAAGGAAGAGGTGTTGCCTCCATAGCCAACATGCTGACCATAACAAGGATCCACAACGGCAtctctgcagcagcaacaatgaGAAG gGTGGTCCAGTTAGCTCGTGACTATGCCACTCGGCGCACTGCTTTTGGAAAGCTTCTCAAAGACCACCCATTGCACATGCAGACTCTTGCTAGGATGGAG GTGGAGGCTCGTGGTGCGTTCCTTCTGGTGATGGATGTGTGCCGCCTCTTGGGCCGTGAGGAAATTGGTGTGGCGTCCCAACTCGATACCCACCTGCTACGTCTGCTCACACCTGTGGTCAAACTGTACACTGGGAAGCAG GCAGTGGCTGTGGTATCAGAGGGTTTGGAAAGCTTTGGTGGTCAGGGCTACATCGAGGATACCGGGCTGCCTATAATGCTTCGTGATGCACAG GTATTAAGTATATGGGAGGGAACAACAAATGTTCTGTCTTTAGATGTGCTGCGCTGCGTGGCTCGTAGCTCAGGAATGGTTCTTCATGCATACTTCTCCCATGCCAAG TCCCTGCTTGCAGGTGCATCAAGTGTTTCCTCACTGGCCCCAGCTGTGAAAGCAGTACATGGCGCTCTCTCGGAACTGCAAAATTTTATTCAAGTAGCAGCTACCAGACCACCCAGCTACCTGGAACTGGCAGCCAGAGACCTGGCATACAGTCTGGCTCGTACCTACACAG GAGCCCTTCTCATTGATCATGCATCTTGGGAAGGAGCCTCCCCATCAGACACCTATGCAGCactaag GTGGTGTGAACAGCAGTTGTGTCCTGTGGTAACTAAACAGGCGAGAGGCTGCTACGATCCCAGGACTCCACCGCTTGATACTGCGCTGGTGTATGACCAGCTGACCCAAGGCTGA
- the LOC137135745 gene encoding acyl-CoA dehydrogenase family member 11-like isoform X2 — MLQAMSMYRAVLHCRVSGGCCGVWRAVPQALVHIRSANVAKVGTRKSYEEQLYPTFSRARIGSSFQESPVLKNPFLEDALLGGYLRRHLPQEAVLSDLCEFGERVAKEVDGWGRECEVNPPQLVHFDPWGCRVDHIVTSPAWKRMKSLSAQEGLVAIGYERSFGEWSRVYQMSKLYIFSPSAGLYTCPLAMTDGAAKVIQSIGVSRPVQKAYSHLTTRQPDQFWTSGQWMTERQGGSDVATGTETVAAPQTDGSYTLHGFKWFTSATDADMTLTLARVQDRTGATTPGSRGLSLFYAEVSRDEDGRLRGIEVQRLKDKLGTRQVPTAELLLDGLPAHMLSEEGRGVASIANMLTITRIHNGISAAATMRRVVQLARDYATRRTAFGKLLKDHPLHMQTLARMEVEARGAFLLVMDVCRLLGREEIGVASQLDTHLLRLLTPVVKLYTGKQAVAVVSEGLESFGGQGYIEDTGLPIMLRDAQVLSIWEGTTNVLSLDVLRCVARSSGMVLHAYFSHAKSLLAGASSVSSLAPAVKAVHGALSELQNFIQVAATRPPSYLELAARDLAYSLARTYTGALLIDHASWEGASPSDTYAALRWCEQQLCPVVTKQARGCYDPRTPPLDTALVYDQLTQG; from the exons ATGTTGCAAGCCATGTCAATGTACAGAGCCGTGCTACACTGCCGTGTATCTGGAGGCTGCTGCGGGGTTTGGCGTGCTGTTCCTCAAGCACTCGTACACATCAGATCAGCCAATGTAGCTAAGGTGGGCACAAGAAAATCTTATGAAGAACAGCTCTACCCAACATTCTCGAGAGCAAGGATAGGATCTTCCTTTCAGGAAAGTCCTGTGCTGAAGAACCCGTTTTTAGAGGATGCATTGCTCGGAGGATATTTAAGGAGACACTTGCCCCAGGAG GCAGTACTTTCAGACCTGTGTGAATTTGGGGAGCGTGTGGCAAAAGAGGTGGATGGATGGGGCAGGGAGTGTGAGGTTAACCCCCCCCAACTGGTGCATTTTGACCCCTGGGGATGCAGAGTGGACCACATTGTGACCTCCCCTGCCTGGAAACGCATGAAAAGCCTCTCAGCACAGGAAGGTCTGGTTGCCATTGGTTATGAGAGGTCATTTGGAGAGTGGAG TCGTGTGTACCAAATGAGCAAGCTGTAcatcttctctccctctgctggTCTCTACACATGTCCCTTAGCCATGACTGATGGAGCTGCTAAAGTTATCCAg tccATAGGTGTTTCACGGCCTGTACAGAAAGCCTACAGTCATTTGACCACTCGCCAGCCTGATCAGTTCTGGACCTCTGGACAGTGGatgacagaaagacagggagGATCTGATGTTG CCACTGGTACAGAAACAGTGGCTGCTCCACAAACCGATGGTTCGTACACACTACATGGCTTTAAGTGGTTCACCTCTGCTACAGATGCAGACATGACTCTCACACTCGCTAGAGTGCAGGACCGAACAGGTGCAACCACACCG GGCAGCAGGGGTTTGTCTCTGTTCTATGCAGAGGTAAGTCGAGATGAGGATGGCCGACTGAGAGGTATAGAGGTTCAGAGACTAAAGGACAAGCTGGGCACCAGACAGGTGCCAACCGCTGAATTGCTGCTGGATGGTCTGCCAGCACACATG cTCTCAGAGGAAGGAAGAGGTGTTGCCTCCATAGCCAACATGCTGACCATAACAAGGATCCACAACGGCAtctctgcagcagcaacaatgaGAAG gGTGGTCCAGTTAGCTCGTGACTATGCCACTCGGCGCACTGCTTTTGGAAAGCTTCTCAAAGACCACCCATTGCACATGCAGACTCTTGCTAGGATGGAG GTGGAGGCTCGTGGTGCGTTCCTTCTGGTGATGGATGTGTGCCGCCTCTTGGGCCGTGAGGAAATTGGTGTGGCGTCCCAACTCGATACCCACCTGCTACGTCTGCTCACACCTGTGGTCAAACTGTACACTGGGAAGCAG GCAGTGGCTGTGGTATCAGAGGGTTTGGAAAGCTTTGGTGGTCAGGGCTACATCGAGGATACCGGGCTGCCTATAATGCTTCGTGATGCACAG GTATTAAGTATATGGGAGGGAACAACAAATGTTCTGTCTTTAGATGTGCTGCGCTGCGTGGCTCGTAGCTCAGGAATGGTTCTTCATGCATACTTCTCCCATGCCAAG TCCCTGCTTGCAGGTGCATCAAGTGTTTCCTCACTGGCCCCAGCTGTGAAAGCAGTACATGGCGCTCTCTCGGAACTGCAAAATTTTATTCAAGTAGCAGCTACCAGACCACCCAGCTACCTGGAACTGGCAGCCAGAGACCTGGCATACAGTCTGGCTCGTACCTACACAG GAGCCCTTCTCATTGATCATGCATCTTGGGAAGGAGCCTCCCCATCAGACACCTATGCAGCactaag GTGGTGTGAACAGCAGTTGTGTCCTGTGGTAACTAAACAGGCGAGAGGCTGCTACGATCCCAGGACTCCACCGCTTGATACTGCGCTGGTGTATGACCAGCTGACCCAAGGCTGA